From Arcticibacter tournemirensis, one genomic window encodes:
- a CDS encoding site-specific integrase translates to MEQTKKSTFKLLFYLKKNELKKNGNAPIMARITIDGTPKTFGTKLEIDPNNWDLKHGRVQGKSAQALSINKKLDNIRGRIDKIYEDMLKHEGFATAQKVKLSFLGVGVMDDAILKVFNDQNEDFKKLVEKEERAQSTYNKYITVYNHLTTFIKERYHRDDMAFRELTADFIREFDFYLRYDLQSSHNTVWVYTMPVLSLVELAIKKGLIRDNPFQNYEINMEETDRGYILKEDVEKLMMCVPSHQRYELVKDLFIFSCFTGLAYADIKKLTRNNIQSFFDGHQWIISRRKKSDIASNVRLMEIPKRIIEKYQGTTRNEFIFPVPTNATCNTHIGKLVEKAEIITEHKVTFHTARHTFGTMFLTEGVPLESLSKMMGHKNISTTQIYAKITSQKISKDMDLVTPKFKAMEEAFMMAI, encoded by the coding sequence ATGGAACAAACAAAAAAATCGACGTTCAAACTGCTTTTCTACCTAAAAAAGAACGAATTGAAAAAGAACGGTAATGCTCCGATTATGGCACGTATTACCATTGACGGAACCCCTAAAACTTTCGGAACAAAGTTAGAAATTGACCCCAATAATTGGGATTTAAAACACGGAAGAGTTCAGGGCAAAAGTGCGCAGGCATTAAGTATCAATAAAAAACTGGATAATATACGTGGGCGTATCGACAAGATTTATGAAGATATGTTGAAGCACGAGGGCTTTGCGACCGCCCAAAAAGTAAAGCTATCGTTTTTGGGTGTTGGCGTAATGGATGATGCAATACTTAAAGTCTTCAACGACCAAAATGAGGATTTTAAAAAATTGGTCGAAAAGGAAGAACGTGCGCAAAGCACTTACAACAAGTATATCACGGTTTACAATCATCTTACCACGTTTATAAAAGAACGCTATCATCGTGATGATATGGCTTTTCGGGAATTGACTGCCGATTTTATCCGGGAGTTTGATTTTTACCTCCGGTACGACTTACAATCTTCGCATAATACGGTTTGGGTTTACACTATGCCTGTATTAAGTCTGGTGGAACTGGCTATTAAAAAAGGCTTGATACGTGATAATCCGTTTCAGAATTACGAAATCAATATGGAAGAAACCGACCGGGGCTATATCCTTAAAGAAGATGTTGAAAAGCTGATGATGTGCGTACCATCGCACCAACGGTATGAACTTGTAAAAGACCTGTTTATTTTCAGTTGCTTTACAGGACTTGCTTATGCGGATATTAAGAAACTGACAAGGAACAACATTCAATCATTCTTTGACGGTCATCAGTGGATTATCAGTAGGAGAAAGAAATCAGATATTGCTTCAAATGTTCGGTTAATGGAAATTCCTAAACGTATCATTGAGAAATATCAGGGTACGACAAGGAATGAATTTATCTTTCCGGTTCCGACCAATGCAACCTGCAATACTCACATAGGCAAACTGGTTGAAAAGGCAGAAATCATTACGGAGCATAAAGTAACTTTTCACACGGCAAGGCATACTTTCGGAACAATGTTTTTGACCGAGGGCGTACCGCTTGAAAGTCTTAGCAAAATGATGGGGCATAAAAATATTTCCACCACACAGATTTACGCTAAAATCACAAGCCAAAAAATCAGTAAGGATATGGATTTAGTTACCCCTAAATTCAAGGCAATGGAAGAAGCGTTTATGATGGCAATCTAA
- a CDS encoding FecR family protein, translating into MNKDRLRKLLEGYFNNTIDRKDCDELLKYMDHSDPELFSEITDRLLRDRKDGPVFEKTQADKIYDRIKSDPRFKVRPDKRHQVIRLRIAAVLIVSLSFTYYLVNTKKADLSLASHTAEIKAKDEIVPGDNKAILTLSNGKKIVLGQTGAGQLAKESGVEIEKTKKGEIIYRATSSGIRSNSVVFNKIETPRGGEYQVILPDGTRVWLNAASSLSYPTAFNGRTRAVSLTGEAYFEVAKNKNMPFHVNVNGVTIQVLGTRFNINSYSDESDLTTTLLDGSVRVFKNGHQALLQPGQQAVVGRASDQIAISSANISEVMAWKNGYFLFRDEDIKSIMKKISRWYDIEVEYRGDVEDQKFGGTFYRSKSFKELLHYLEKLGPLHFKIEGRRVIVMT; encoded by the coding sequence GTGAATAAAGACAGGCTCCGGAAATTATTAGAGGGATATTTTAACAATACCATTGACCGCAAGGATTGTGATGAATTGTTAAAGTATATGGACCATTCTGACCCTGAATTATTCTCAGAGATAACCGACAGATTGTTGCGTGACAGGAAAGACGGACCTGTGTTTGAGAAGACACAGGCTGATAAAATATATGACCGCATTAAATCTGATCCACGTTTCAAAGTTCGGCCGGATAAGCGTCATCAGGTGATCCGGCTCCGTATTGCCGCTGTTTTGATTGTTTCCCTGTCGTTTACTTACTATCTCGTTAATACTAAAAAGGCTGATCTCAGTTTAGCCAGCCATACTGCGGAGATAAAAGCAAAAGACGAGATCGTACCAGGCGACAATAAAGCCATACTCACTCTTTCAAATGGGAAAAAGATAGTACTCGGTCAGACCGGAGCAGGGCAACTGGCTAAAGAGTCGGGTGTTGAGATAGAAAAGACAAAAAAAGGCGAGATTATTTACCGGGCTACAAGCAGTGGAATTAGGTCGAATTCGGTAGTTTTCAATAAAATAGAAACACCCAGGGGCGGAGAATATCAGGTGATATTACCTGATGGTACCCGGGTTTGGCTTAACGCTGCCTCTTCTCTCAGTTATCCAACCGCGTTTAATGGCCGTACCCGGGCTGTCAGCTTAACAGGTGAGGCTTATTTTGAAGTGGCCAAAAATAAGAATATGCCTTTTCATGTGAATGTAAACGGCGTGACCATACAGGTTTTGGGAACCAGATTTAATATTAATTCGTATTCTGATGAGAGTGATTTGACCACCACGCTTCTGGACGGATCTGTGCGGGTTTTTAAGAATGGCCACCAGGCTTTATTACAGCCGGGGCAACAAGCTGTTGTCGGCAGGGCATCAGATCAGATAGCCATTTCATCCGCTAACATTTCGGAAGTAATGGCCTGGAAAAACGGTTACTTCCTTTTTCGCGATGAGGATATTAAAAGCATAATGAAGAAAATTTCACGCTGGTATGACATAGAAGTTGAATACCGGGGAGACGTAGAGGATCAGAAGTTCGGAGGTACATTTTACCGATCAAAGAGCTTTAAAGAATTGCTCCATTACCTGGAGAAACTGGGGCCTTTACATTTTAAAATTGAAGGAAGGAGGGTTATTGTGATGACTTAA
- a CDS encoding TonB-dependent receptor, with amino-acid sequence MKLTIVILTMALLHASAAGLAQKVSINVENASIIAVLEQIQLQTSYNFLYNSKDLKNTKPVSLSVKNMSLTEALDKCFKDQPVNYYIEDATVLIKSKPIITVAERELRKVIKGKITDEKGEALPGVSVKIKGSNIGTVSVNDGSFTISVDNADAILIFSFIGFEPQERKVGSAVSMSIVLKPVTTGLSEVIVVGYGSQKKADVTGSIASVSEEAIKSVPASNLISALQSQAPGLDIQKSGGKSNPGATPSISIRGQRSLGATNDVLYVVDGIPFNSTYINDLNQDDVTSVQILKDASATAIYGSRGANGVILITTRRGKNGAPVVSYSGYGGVSTALGHYDVMDTKAYETYKKWGNYNANNPNTIGTPNRYSGIDDPKFYTDGITFLPAELAGMENGTATDWQKLIFKNGLKTNHQLSVSGGTPSTKYAVSTGFYDETGVFPGQSFKRYSFKVSVDQELGKYVKVGGSSLNTISKISGESINPVVQALISSPLTVPYDDKGNLIPFPGGGSLTYNPLANLVPGAVVQKRSRYNTFTTIYAEAQILPHLKYRFNGGLELTPETYGAFYGSATFQNLSGPSTARNTNYDFYDYTLENLLTYENTFAKKHHVTATGLFSYQEDYKASTNFSYNNILADEIQYFNPALGSNLKGDGDYNKFNIVSFMGRINYDFMSKYLLTLTVRSDGSSTLAPGNKYHLFPSAALGWNIAQEDFMKNLSFLSNLKLRAGYGSVGNAAVRPYQTLGGLELINYNYGTTNVTGTYPNNVPNPKLGWEYTTSLNLGLDFGLLNDRITGSVDAYKQNTSDLILPQNLPITTGYTKQFFANVGKTQNKGLEVSISSTNIVARSRNDFGWSTNFNITFNRNKIVALQNGVTEDVGNNRFVGHPINSLYNYVRLGIWQNTAADSALAKDLKLTMTGAGSVIGTIKVADLNGDGVINSNDRTIVGSRDPKFLGGFTNRFSYRGFDLNVVSTYRVGGTQIAYWLQPGSKVNALNGKENNLDVNYWTPDNHENTYPKPNFNVGSPAYGDLLGYYNASYLKIKTINLGYSLPTAMVNKIGVKSLHVYSSFNDAIILFSKLHDRFPGIDPESAGTLGVDTPPTKSLLFGLNVTF; translated from the coding sequence ATGAAACTTACTATTGTTATACTGACAATGGCTTTATTACACGCCAGCGCGGCCGGTTTGGCGCAAAAAGTTTCTATTAATGTAGAGAATGCCTCTATTATAGCTGTGCTTGAGCAAATTCAATTACAAACAAGTTATAATTTCCTCTATAACTCTAAGGATCTTAAGAATACAAAGCCGGTGAGTTTATCTGTTAAGAACATGTCATTAACGGAGGCACTCGATAAGTGTTTTAAAGACCAGCCGGTAAATTATTATATCGAAGATGCAACCGTGCTCATTAAAAGTAAACCGATAATAACTGTTGCAGAACGGGAGCTTAGGAAGGTTATTAAAGGTAAAATAACCGATGAAAAGGGAGAAGCGCTTCCCGGAGTTAGCGTGAAGATCAAAGGATCTAACATAGGGACGGTTTCTGTTAATGACGGGTCTTTTACAATATCGGTTGATAATGCCGATGCTATACTGATATTCAGCTTTATCGGTTTTGAACCTCAGGAAAGAAAGGTGGGGAGTGCAGTCAGTATGAGCATCGTTCTTAAGCCTGTAACAACAGGCTTATCAGAGGTGATCGTGGTTGGATATGGTTCTCAAAAGAAGGCGGATGTTACAGGTTCAATTGCGTCGGTGAGTGAAGAAGCCATTAAAAGCGTACCGGCAAGTAACCTGATAAGCGCCCTTCAAAGTCAGGCACCTGGCCTGGATATTCAAAAATCTGGTGGTAAGAGTAATCCTGGAGCGACACCGTCCATTTCCATTAGGGGTCAGCGATCATTGGGTGCGACCAATGATGTGCTTTATGTGGTAGACGGGATACCATTCAACAGTACCTATATTAATGACCTTAATCAGGATGACGTAACATCCGTACAAATATTGAAAGATGCATCTGCAACCGCTATTTACGGTTCCAGAGGAGCAAATGGCGTGATTCTTATCACCACAAGAAGAGGTAAAAATGGAGCGCCTGTAGTTTCTTATAGTGGTTACGGAGGTGTCTCAACCGCCCTTGGCCATTATGACGTGATGGATACAAAAGCATATGAGACGTATAAAAAGTGGGGCAACTATAACGCAAATAACCCCAACACCATTGGCACACCTAATCGTTACAGCGGAATAGATGATCCGAAGTTCTATACAGACGGTATTACCTTCCTTCCTGCCGAACTGGCCGGCATGGAAAATGGAACAGCAACCGACTGGCAAAAGCTTATCTTCAAAAATGGACTGAAAACAAATCATCAGCTGAGCGTTTCGGGTGGAACACCCTCTACAAAGTATGCTGTGTCGACTGGTTTTTATGATGAAACTGGTGTGTTTCCTGGTCAATCGTTCAAGCGCTACAGTTTCAAGGTAAGCGTAGATCAGGAGCTGGGTAAGTATGTCAAAGTGGGTGGAAGTTCATTAAACACCATTAGCAAGATCAGCGGAGAAAGTATAAACCCGGTGGTCCAGGCGCTGATCTCCAGCCCGCTTACCGTTCCATACGACGACAAAGGAAATCTTATCCCTTTCCCCGGCGGCGGCTCCCTGACTTATAATCCTTTGGCTAATCTGGTACCTGGTGCAGTAGTTCAAAAACGCTCCCGGTATAATACCTTTACAACTATATATGCCGAGGCGCAAATTTTGCCGCACCTGAAATACCGGTTTAACGGAGGCCTGGAGCTTACCCCGGAAACTTATGGCGCATTCTATGGCAGCGCCACTTTTCAAAACCTCAGCGGGCCCTCTACTGCCAGAAATACCAATTATGACTTTTACGATTACACCCTGGAAAACCTGCTGACGTACGAGAATACCTTTGCAAAAAAGCATCACGTAACTGCCACCGGCCTTTTTAGCTATCAGGAAGATTATAAAGCGTCAACAAATTTCTCTTATAACAACATCCTGGCAGATGAGATCCAATATTTCAATCCGGCTTTAGGATCGAACCTGAAGGGAGATGGTGATTACAATAAGTTTAATATCGTCTCGTTTATGGGACGTATCAACTACGACTTCATGAGCAAGTATTTGCTGACACTTACCGTGCGGTCTGACGGTTCGTCTACGCTTGCTCCCGGAAACAAATACCATTTATTCCCATCGGCAGCCCTTGGCTGGAATATCGCGCAGGAAGATTTTATGAAAAACCTTTCTTTCTTATCAAACCTTAAGCTACGCGCGGGCTACGGTTCGGTAGGAAATGCTGCCGTAAGGCCTTACCAAACACTCGGCGGGCTGGAGTTGATTAATTACAACTATGGGACGACAAACGTTACGGGCACCTATCCTAATAATGTACCCAATCCTAAGCTAGGCTGGGAATATACGACATCGCTGAACCTGGGTCTGGACTTTGGTTTACTAAACGACCGGATTACAGGGTCTGTTGATGCTTACAAGCAGAATACCAGCGATCTCATTCTTCCACAAAACCTACCCATTACCACTGGTTATACCAAGCAATTTTTTGCGAATGTTGGTAAAACACAAAATAAAGGATTGGAGGTTTCCATTTCCTCCACCAATATTGTGGCGAGATCAAGAAATGATTTTGGCTGGAGCACAAATTTTAATATCACATTTAACCGCAATAAGATCGTTGCGCTGCAAAATGGAGTGACTGAAGATGTAGGTAATAACCGCTTTGTCGGACATCCTATTAATTCACTTTATAATTATGTAAGGCTAGGTATCTGGCAAAATACGGCAGCTGATTCGGCCCTGGCGAAGGATCTTAAGCTTACGATGACCGGAGCAGGCTCTGTTATCGGTACTATAAAGGTGGCCGATCTGAACGGCGACGGTGTGATCAATTCGAACGACCGGACGATTGTGGGTTCACGTGACCCGAAGTTCCTGGGTGGTTTTACCAACCGCTTTAGTTATCGCGGTTTTGACCTGAACGTGGTGTCTACTTACAGGGTGGGAGGTACACAGATAGCCTACTGGCTTCAGCCCGGCAGTAAAGTAAATGCCTTAAACGGAAAGGAGAATAATTTAGACGTCAATTACTGGACCCCTGATAACCATGAAAATACATATCCTAAACCCAATTTTAACGTAGGAAGCCCTGCTTATGGTGATCTTTTGGGTTATTATAATGCGTCGTATTTAAAAATTAAAACCATCAATTTAGGATATTCCTTGCCAACGGCTATGGTAAATAAAATAGGGGTAAAGTCACTTCATGTCTACAGTAGTTTCAATGATGCCATTATCCTGTTTTCGAAATTACATGACCGGTTTCCTGGCATAGATCCGGAGTCGGCGGGCACGCTGGGCGTAGATACGCCGCCCACGAAGTCGTTGTTATTTGGTTTAAATGTTACATTTTAA
- a CDS encoding RagB/SusD family nutrient uptake outer membrane protein: MRSIIYKYIILAAIVFSGLGCKKQLIEQPRSGLTPEYFQTAQGFQSGLDAAYAGNRDIWGNEGLMTMTVPGTDEFKSGGGGNSNFNIYSSSFDASSTWVSRVWNACYTYINTCNGVIDNGAAVTGLDAGTVKQKIAEAKFLRANYYFLLVRFWGPVTLNTHFIAEPSTSADRAPIADVYNFIIQDLKDAIDALPPSPVKNGVLPGKATAAAASHLLAKVYLTRAYTSAKQSDDFQNAYNIAKGLIDNSASLGIGLLPDFASVYAEGNEGSKEVLWSVQHTSNLTYNNNSNELNFYYVMGYENFPGLVRSMAYGRPYARVELTRWLSDTCFADKTNDTRYYKTFQSVWLSNSAEKIPKVNGVPKYALGDTAIYMPGVDVSDAKIAASRYLLVPPRNYTLQLFPTMLKYQDTKRASINDPSVRPVIVYRLAETYLLAAEAAVNLGDNINAAKYINAVRERAANPTGNVAAMTITSDKVSLDYVLDERSRELAGEQTRWLDLVRTNKLIERVKKHNPDAAANIQEKHVLRPIPQDQIDRVISGPQYPQNTGY; encoded by the coding sequence ATGAGATCTATCATATATAAATATATCATACTGGCAGCGATCGTTTTCTCTGGCTTAGGCTGCAAGAAGCAGTTAATAGAACAACCACGTTCGGGGCTGACCCCCGAGTATTTTCAAACAGCACAGGGTTTTCAATCCGGTCTAGATGCGGCCTATGCCGGCAACCGTGATATATGGGGAAATGAAGGCTTAATGACTATGACTGTCCCCGGCACAGATGAGTTCAAATCAGGCGGCGGCGGAAATAGTAATTTTAATATCTATTCCAGCAGCTTCGACGCGAGCAGCACCTGGGTATCGCGTGTGTGGAATGCTTGTTATACCTATATTAATACCTGTAACGGTGTGATTGACAATGGCGCGGCAGTTACGGGACTTGATGCGGGTACTGTTAAGCAAAAAATAGCTGAGGCTAAATTCCTGCGGGCAAACTACTATTTCTTACTGGTACGTTTCTGGGGACCTGTGACGCTGAATACTCATTTTATTGCCGAACCGAGTACAAGCGCCGACAGGGCTCCTATTGCTGATGTTTATAATTTCATTATTCAGGATCTGAAAGATGCTATCGACGCATTGCCGCCAAGTCCGGTTAAGAATGGTGTATTGCCGGGAAAAGCGACCGCAGCTGCAGCTTCGCACTTGCTCGCAAAGGTTTATCTGACCAGAGCATACACATCAGCCAAACAATCGGATGATTTCCAGAACGCTTACAATATCGCCAAAGGTCTTATTGATAACAGCGCGAGTCTGGGCATCGGCTTGCTGCCCGATTTTGCATCTGTTTATGCAGAGGGTAATGAAGGAAGCAAGGAAGTGTTATGGAGTGTACAACATACATCTAACCTCACCTATAACAACAATAGTAACGAGTTGAACTTTTATTACGTGATGGGGTATGAGAACTTCCCCGGACTTGTCCGCTCTATGGCTTACGGTCGTCCTTATGCACGTGTTGAATTAACACGTTGGTTGAGCGATACCTGCTTTGCCGACAAAACAAACGACACCAGGTATTATAAAACGTTCCAGTCTGTATGGTTATCTAACTCTGCCGAGAAGATCCCGAAAGTTAATGGCGTACCCAAATATGCGCTTGGTGATACGGCAATCTATATGCCCGGTGTGGATGTTAGCGATGCTAAAATAGCTGCTAGCCGTTATTTGCTGGTGCCTCCGCGGAATTATACTTTGCAGTTATTTCCAACCATGCTGAAGTATCAGGACACAAAAAGAGCAAGCATCAACGATCCATCGGTAAGGCCGGTTATTGTCTATCGTCTGGCAGAAACCTATCTGTTGGCTGCAGAAGCGGCTGTTAATCTTGGCGACAATATTAACGCTGCCAAATACATCAATGCAGTACGTGAGCGGGCTGCAAACCCAACCGGCAACGTGGCTGCGATGACTATTACCTCAGACAAAGTTTCGCTGGATTATGTTTTAGATGAACGGTCGCGCGAGTTAGCAGGTGAACAAACGCGCTGGCTGGACCTGGTACGGACCAATAAACTGATTGAGCGCGTCAAGAAGCATAACCCCGATGCAGCAGCTAATATTCAGGAAAAGCACGTTTTGAGGCCGATACCTCAGGACCAGATAGACAGGGTGATTTCAGGTCCGCAGTATCCGCAGAATACCGGCTATTAG
- a CDS encoding glycoside hydrolase family 130 protein, with the protein MKAFFIVLCFFFTSVQGQQNHQTKLPDWTLGPFTRPAGVNPIISPDSTTSFISPIDNKRVNWEANDTFNPGAVVKNGKVVVLYRAEDRFGEGIGKRTSRIGYAESSDGIHFTRRKAPVLYPANDSQKDVEWPGGCEDPRVAVTSDGTYVIVYTQWNRKNARLAVATSRDLINWTKHGAIFKKAYGGKFYNIWSKSASIVTKIEKGKQVIARINGKYWMYWGESNVYLATSTDLVNWDPLVDDKGDLKVLIAPRKGYFDSSFTECGPPAIVTKKGILLIYNGKNAPGSKGDTTLSAGIYSAGQLLFDITNPAKVLGRLEKPFFKPTEAFEKRGQYAAGTVFTQGLVWFKEKWYLYYGCADSRVAVAVFDPRNPGN; encoded by the coding sequence ATGAAAGCTTTTTTTATTGTTCTATGTTTCTTCTTTACATCAGTTCAGGGTCAGCAAAACCATCAAACCAAATTACCTGACTGGACGCTTGGCCCTTTTACAAGGCCTGCCGGCGTCAATCCAATTATTTCGCCTGACAGCACCACTTCGTTTATTTCTCCCATAGATAACAAGCGGGTGAACTGGGAGGCCAACGATACTTTCAATCCCGGAGCCGTTGTAAAGAATGGCAAGGTGGTAGTGTTATACCGGGCTGAAGATCGCTTTGGAGAGGGTATAGGCAAGCGAACTTCCCGGATAGGATATGCGGAAAGCTCTGATGGGATTCATTTTACCCGCAGGAAAGCCCCTGTATTATACCCGGCAAATGATAGTCAGAAAGATGTAGAGTGGCCGGGAGGTTGTGAAGACCCGAGGGTGGCTGTTACCAGCGACGGAACTTATGTGATTGTATATACGCAGTGGAATAGAAAGAATGCGAGACTAGCCGTCGCGACCTCCCGCGATCTGATTAACTGGACGAAACACGGAGCAATCTTTAAAAAAGCGTACGGCGGGAAATTCTATAATATCTGGTCAAAATCGGCTTCCATCGTCACTAAGATTGAAAAAGGCAAGCAGGTTATCGCCCGCATTAACGGGAAGTACTGGATGTATTGGGGAGAATCAAATGTCTATCTCGCCACTTCAACTGATTTGGTAAACTGGGACCCTCTGGTGGATGACAAGGGTGACCTGAAAGTTTTAATTGCTCCCCGAAAAGGATATTTCGACAGCAGTTTCACCGAATGCGGGCCTCCGGCTATAGTGACGAAGAAAGGTATTCTGCTTATCTATAATGGCAAAAACGCACCAGGGAGCAAAGGCGATACAACTTTAAGCGCAGGGATTTACTCTGCGGGCCAGTTATTATTTGATATTACGAACCCGGCGAAGGTTCTTGGCCGGTTGGAAAAGCCCTTTTTTAAGCCTACTGAGGCTTTTGAAAAACGGGGACAATATGCAGCTGGTACCGTGTTTACACAGGGGCTGGTCTGGTTTAAGGAGAAGTGGTATCTTTATTATGGCTGTGCTGACTCGAGAGTGGCAGTAGCTGTTTTTGATCCACGTAACCCTGGTAATTAA
- a CDS encoding IS1182 family transposase, which translates to MAVKQPVFKPYNQAQILVLPPTLEELIPLWHPVRVVNEVINKLNIEPLLKAYHIRGSSSYHPQMLLKVVVYGYVTNLYSSRKLAAACKESIYFMWLSSMSYPDHNTINRFRGVRLKHALRSVFEEVVKLLSEEGLLSIEEINTDGTKIEANANKYTFVWKKSIQTNKEKMKKQLTEIWQYAQQVASEEDKMPEPPDFTEINSEKVKAAVDQLNEKLAAKDNADKKVKAKLKYITKHYPQNIEKYEHQEEILGQRNSFSKTDTDATFMRMKEDHMKNGQLKPAYNVQISTSNQFIVNYTIHSNTTDTNTLNAHLTQHEASFGKAPEKLTADAGYGSEENYTLLEQKQTIAFVKYGMFDKEQNENYNNKQPFAASKLFYNQEKDCYICPMGRQMNFIGTSRKRTSTGFEQTVKRYQAGNCANCPLNGACHKSSANRIIEVNVNLNRLKQKAHELLNSEEGLQRRKKRCFDVEPTFGNIKQNHGFKRFMLRGKEKVEIEWGLIAIAQNLRKKAG; encoded by the coding sequence ATGGCGGTAAAGCAACCTGTTTTCAAGCCCTATAATCAGGCACAAATTCTGGTACTCCCACCAACCCTTGAAGAATTGATCCCTTTATGGCATCCGGTCCGGGTTGTAAATGAGGTCATTAACAAGCTCAATATAGAGCCGCTTTTAAAAGCTTATCACATTAGGGGAAGTTCAAGTTATCACCCTCAAATGCTGCTTAAAGTGGTGGTTTATGGGTACGTTACCAACCTTTATTCCAGCCGTAAACTGGCGGCAGCCTGTAAGGAAAGTATTTACTTCATGTGGTTAAGTTCGATGAGCTATCCCGATCATAATACGATCAACCGTTTCCGGGGTGTGCGCTTGAAACATGCCCTGCGCAGTGTGTTTGAAGAGGTGGTAAAGCTGTTGTCGGAAGAAGGGCTGCTGAGCATAGAGGAGATTAATACGGATGGAACGAAGATCGAAGCCAATGCCAACAAGTACACCTTCGTTTGGAAGAAGTCGATTCAGACCAATAAAGAGAAGATGAAAAAGCAACTGACTGAGATATGGCAGTATGCACAACAGGTAGCCTCGGAAGAAGACAAGATGCCTGAGCCGCCTGATTTTACGGAAATTAACAGCGAAAAAGTAAAAGCTGCCGTAGATCAGCTTAACGAAAAGCTGGCCGCAAAAGATAATGCAGATAAAAAGGTGAAGGCTAAACTGAAGTATATTACTAAACATTACCCGCAGAATATAGAAAAATATGAGCATCAGGAAGAGATCCTGGGCCAAAGGAACAGCTTTAGTAAAACCGATACGGATGCTACTTTCATGCGGATGAAAGAAGACCACATGAAAAATGGTCAGTTAAAACCCGCCTATAATGTTCAGATATCTACCTCCAACCAGTTCATTGTCAATTATACCATTCATTCCAATACAACAGACACCAATACGCTGAATGCTCATTTAACGCAGCATGAAGCCAGCTTTGGCAAAGCACCTGAAAAGCTCACCGCGGATGCCGGGTACGGATCTGAAGAAAACTACACGCTGCTGGAACAAAAGCAAACCATTGCCTTTGTAAAGTATGGGATGTTCGATAAAGAGCAAAATGAAAACTACAATAACAAACAGCCTTTTGCAGCAAGCAAGCTTTTCTATAACCAGGAGAAAGATTGTTACATCTGTCCGATGGGCCGGCAGATGAATTTCATCGGGACAAGTAGAAAACGAACAAGCACCGGTTTTGAGCAAACAGTAAAAAGATACCAGGCGGGCAATTGCGCTAACTGTCCGCTCAACGGTGCTTGTCATAAATCAAGCGCCAACAGGATCATTGAGGTCAATGTAAATCTGAACCGGCTTAAGCAAAAGGCACATGAACTGTTAAACAGTGAAGAAGGCCTACAGCGGCGAAAGAAACGATGCTTTGATGTGGAACCAACTTTCGGAAACATTAAACAGAACCATGGTTTCAAAAGGTTCATGCTTCGGGGTAAGGAAAAAGTGGAGATCGAATGGGGTTTGATTGCAATTGCACAAAACTTAAGGAAAAAAGCAGGGTGA